From Lemur catta isolate mLemCat1 chromosome 19, mLemCat1.pri, whole genome shotgun sequence, a single genomic window includes:
- the PHLDB3 gene encoding pleckstrin homology-like domain family B member 3 isoform X2 gives MGTPSSPELGTPSPPVPECDAEVQPQEAAQPQGHPEDSGEQEAPDDPVELPSHRGAEQQADDEEDVGEGSSTESSRDAPEATAPVQAPPTPPASTHLGDGVRGVARRLRGQQLEALTRVALMEQRVKELQRQRKELRIEMEVAVALLRGELAGERVAARREEAQLQELLGQQVAAEEREQEQRRLSQERDRVEGLRQRLQEAQGQLESQPEDQREKLLQGVQEMREQLDVAQRAYEDLEFQQLERESRQEEEDRDSPGARAPDPKVQELQASVAQHRRRIQVLEEQVKSVGEQMAAESRGLNQKKEEALQALTQERSRLLELNRLQGTPGGDFSEPNQALTKLLFTQKTDRQLLVLQDPTARAAAASTSSCLFSVHSSLQGSIGLQRTGSLPRKRGERASQRGSPRPLSLHCTGPLEASALPPPVGDSSRHPLYQLLNCGPGNSCGAVHPDIAHMERLLKQAVAERERLLKAREGTRRNTEASSGSSVPAITKSVLGSAREGNQKGPSSCSHDIVMVIGTCTCPWVTCFTPLCLSFPFCTLVIMSAFTTE, from the exons ATGGGGACGCCGAGCAGCCCGGAGCTGGGGACCCCGTCGCCGCCCGTCCCGGAGTGCGACGCGGAGGTCCAGCCCCAAGAGGCCGCCCAGCCCCAGGGGCACCCCGAGGACTCCGGCGAGCAAGAGGCGCCCGACGACCCGGTGGAGCTTCCGAGCCACCGTGGCGCTGAGCAGCAGGCGGACGACGAGGAAGACGTGGGAGAAGGGAGCAGCACCGAGAGCAGCCGCGACGCG CCCGAGGCCACGGCTCCGGTACAGGCCCCCCCAACACCTCCCGCATCCACCCATTTGGGGGATGGGGTGCGAGGGGTGGCGCGGCGGCTGCGAGGGCAGCAGCTGGAGGCGCTGACTCGCGTGGCCCTGATGGAGCAGCGAGTGAAAGAGCTGCAGCGCCAGAGGAAGGAGCTGAGGATCGAG ATGGAGGTGGCGGTGGCCCTGCTGCGGGGTGAGCTGGCCGGGGAGCGAGTGGCCGCTCGGCGGGAGGAGGCGCAGCTCCAGGAGTTGCTGGGGCAGCAGGTGGCCGCGGAGGAGCGGGAACAG GAACAGAGGCGGCTGAGCCAGGAGCGGGATCGCGTGGAGGGTCTGCGCCAGAGACTGCAGGAGGCTCAGGGACAGCTCGAGTCACAGCCAGAGGACCAGCGGGAGAAGCTTCTGCAGGGGGTGCAGGAG ATGAGGGAACAGCTGGATGTGGCCCAGCGTGCCTATGAGGACCTGGAGTTCCAGCAACTGGAGCGGGAGAGccggcaggaggaggaggatcgGGACAGCCCTGGGGCCCGGGCACCAGACCCCAAGGTCCAGGAACTTCAGGCCAGCGTGGCACAGCACAGG CGCCGCATCCAGGTCCTAGAGGAGCAGGTCAAGTCGGTGGGGGAGCAGATGGCAGCCGAGAGCCGGGGGCTGAACCAGAAGAAGGAGGAGGCTCTTCAGGCCCTGACGCAG GAACGGAGCCGACTGCTCGAGCTCAATCGCCTGCAGGGGACACCTGGTGGGGACTTTTCTGAGCCCAACCAGGCCCTCACTAAG CTGCTGTTCACCCAGAAGACAGACCGCCAGCTGCTGGTGCTCCAGGACCCCACTGCCCGTGCCGCTGCTGCCTCTacctcctcctgcctcttttCGGTCCACAGCTCCCTGCAG GGCTCCATTGGCCTCCAGAGGACTGGGAGCCTTCCCCGGAAAAGGGGAGAGAGGGCGAGCCAGAGAGGATCCCCCCGACCTCTGTCCCTCCACTGTACTG gaccCCTGGAGGCCTCAGCTCTCCCGCCGCCAGTGGGGGACTCCAGCAGACACCCCCTGTACCAGCTGCTGAACTGTGGCCCTGGGAATAG CTGTGGGGCCGTCCACCCGGACATCGCCCACATGGAGCGGCTCCTGAAGCAGGCTGTGGCCGAGAGGGAGCGGCTGCTCAAGGCCAGG GAAGGCACCAGAAGGAACACAGAAGCTTCCTCAGGCTCCAGCGTTCCTGCCATCACG AAAAGTGTTCTGGGCTCGGCAAGGGAAGGGAACCAAAAAGGACCCAGTTCCTGTTCCCATGACATTGTAATGGTCATTGGTACCTGCACCTGTCCTTGGGTAACTTGCTTcactcctctgtgcctcagtttccccttctgtacaTTGGTGATAATGTCAGCATTTACCACAGAATGA
- the LYPD3 gene encoding ly6/PLAUR domain-containing protein 3 encodes MAPARKAGTQAVIWATGWLLLPLLLHQGAQALECHSCVQKADDGCSPHKMKTVKCAPGVDVCTEAVGAVETIHGQFSVAVRGCGSGLPGKNDRGLDLHGLLAFIQLHQCAQDRCNSKLNLTSRSLDPAGNESAYEHNGAECYSCVGLSREACQGTAPPVVRCYNAGDRVYKGCFDGNVTLTAANVTVSLPVRGCVQDELCTRDGVTGPGFMLSGSCCQGSRCNSDLRNKTYFSSGIPPLVLMPPPKPTTVASTTSVTTSTQAPTTSTSTTKPTSAPTSQTLPKEGELEGSRKEESSLAGGAVVHQDRSNLGQYPTKDGSQEQLPNKGSAAPVAGLVALLLAVAAGVLL; translated from the exons ATGGCCCCCGCCAGGAAAGCAGGTACCCAGGCAGTGATCTGGGCTACAGGTtggctgctgctgccgctgctgcttcaCCAAG GAGCGCAGGCCCTGGAGTGCCACAGCTGCGTACAGAAGGCAGATGACGGATGCTCCCCGCACAAGATGAAGACGGTGAAGTGCGCGCCGGGCGTGGACGTCTGCACAGAGGCCGTGGGGGCAGTGGAGACCA TCCACGGACAATTCTCAGTGGCAGTACGAGGTTGCGGTTCGGGACTCCCTGGCAAGAATGACCGCGGACTGGACCTGCACGGGCTTCTGGCCTTCATCCAGCTGCATCAGTGCGCGCAGGACCGCTGCAACTCCAAGCTCAACCTCACCTCTCGCTCGCTCGACCCAGCAG GCAATGAGAGCGCGTACGAGCACAACGGCGCCGAGTGCTACAGCTGCGTGGGGCTGAGCCGCGAGGCGTGCCAGGGGACGGCGCCGCCCGTGGTGAGGTGCTACAACGCCGGTGACCGCGTCTACAAAGGCTGCTTTGATGGCAACGTCACCTTGACAGCAG CTAATGTGACCGTATCCTTGCCTGTCCGGGGCTGTGTCCAGGATGAGTTATGCACCCGGGATGGGGTGACAGGCCCGGGGTTCATGCTCAGTGGCTCCTGCTGCCAGGGGTCCCGCTGTAACTCCGATCTCCGCAACAAGACCTACTTCTCATCTGGAATACCACCCCTTGTGCTTATGCCCCCTCCAAAGCCCACCACTGTGGCCTCAACCACTTCTGTCACCACTTCCACCCAGGCGCCAActacctccacctccaccaccaaaCCCACCTCTGCCCCAACCAGCCAGACCCTTCCAAAGGAAGGAGAGCTTGAGGGCTCAAGGAAAGAGGAGTCCAGCTTGGCTGGAGGTGCCGTTGTCCACCAGGACCGCAGTAATTTGGGGCAGTATCCCACAAAAGACGGGAGCCAAGAGCAGCTCCCTAATAAAGGCTCTGCAGCTCCCGTGGCTGGGTTGGTGGCTCTACTGTTGGCCGTGGCCGCTGGTGTCCTACTATGA
- the ETHE1 gene encoding persulfide dioxygenase ETHE1, mitochondrial, translating into MAGSALRVVSRLLSRSTGSGAPILLRQMFEPKSCTYTYLLGDRESREAILIDPVLETAPRDAQLVRELGLRLVYAVNTHCHADHITGSGLLRSLLPGCQSVISRLSGAQADLHIEDGDSIRFGRFALETRASPGHTPGCVTFVLNDHSMAFTGDALLIRGCGRTDFQQGCAKTLYHSVHEKIFTLPGDCLIYPAHDYHGLTVSTVEEERTLNPRLTLSCEEFVKVMDNLNLPKPLQIDIAVPANMRCGVQTPPS; encoded by the exons ATGGCTGGGTCTGCGCTGAGGGTGGTCTCGCGGCTGCTGAGCCGGAGCACCGGATCGGGAGCGCCCATCCTCCTGCGGCAG atgtttgagcccaagagctgCACCTACACTTACCTGCTGGGTGACAGGGAGTCCCGCGAGGCCATTCTGATCGACCCGGTCCTGGAGACAGCGCCCCGGGACGCCCAGCTGGTCAGGGAGCTGGGGCTGCGGCTGGTGTATGCTG tgAACACGCACTGCCACGCAGACCACATTACTGGCTCAGGGCTGCTCCGTTCCCTGCTCCCCGGCTGCCAGTCTGTCATCTCCCGCCTTAGTGGGGCCCAGGCTGACTTGCACATTGAGGATGGAGACTCCATCCGCTTCGGACGCTTC GCATTGGAAACCCGGGCCAGCCCTGGCCACACCCCGGGCTGTGTCACCTTTGTCCTGAATGACCACAGCATGGCCTTCACTGGAGATGCCCTGCTGATCCGAGGGTGCGGGCGGACAGACTTCCAGCAAG GCTGTGCTAAGACCTTGTACCACTCGGTCCATGAAAAGATCTTCACACTTCCAGGCGACTGTCTGATCTACCCTGCTCATGATTACCATG GGCTCACAGTGTCCACTGTGGAGGAGGAGCGGACTCTGAACCCTCGGCTCACCCTCAGCTGCGAGGAGTTTGTCAAAGTCATGGACAACCTGAACTTGCCCAAACCTTTGCAGATAG ACATTGCTGTTCCAGCCAACATGCGCTGTGGGGTCCAGACCCCTCCTTCCTGA
- the PHLDB3 gene encoding pleckstrin homology-like domain family B member 3 isoform X1 — MGTPSSPELGTPSPPVPECDAEVQPQEAAQPQGHPEDSGEQEAPDDPVELPSHRGAEQQADDEEDVGEGSSTESSRDAPEATAPVQAPPTPPASTHLGDGVRGVARRLRGQQLEALTRVALMEQRVKELQRQRKELRIEMEVAVALLRGELAGERVAARREEAQLQELLGQQVAAEEREQEQRRLSQERDRVEGLRQRLQEAQGQLESQPEDQREKLLQGVQEMREQLDVAQRAYEDLEFQQLERESRQEEEDRDSPGARAPDPKVQELQASVAQHRRRIQVLEEQVKSVGEQMAAESRGLNQKKEEALQALTQERSRLLELNRLQGTPGGDFSEPNQALTKLLFTQKTDRQLLVLQDPTARAAAASTSSCLFSVHSSLQGSIGLQRTGSLPRKRGERASQRGSPRPLSLHCTGPLEASALPPPVGDSSRHPLYQLLNCGPGNSCGAVHPDIAHMERLLKQAVAERERLLKAREGTRRNTEASSGSSVPAITAPPTPPPRPPGPRVLDLRQHLERWGHSPESCPHVRVSGGCCRGPLVKMGGRIKTWRKRWFCFDRQARRLAYYADKDETKLKGVIYFQAIEEVYYDHLRCAFKSPNPRLTFCVKTYERLFYMVAPSPEAMRIWMDVIVTAADENHAP, encoded by the exons ATGGGGACGCCGAGCAGCCCGGAGCTGGGGACCCCGTCGCCGCCCGTCCCGGAGTGCGACGCGGAGGTCCAGCCCCAAGAGGCCGCCCAGCCCCAGGGGCACCCCGAGGACTCCGGCGAGCAAGAGGCGCCCGACGACCCGGTGGAGCTTCCGAGCCACCGTGGCGCTGAGCAGCAGGCGGACGACGAGGAAGACGTGGGAGAAGGGAGCAGCACCGAGAGCAGCCGCGACGCG CCCGAGGCCACGGCTCCGGTACAGGCCCCCCCAACACCTCCCGCATCCACCCATTTGGGGGATGGGGTGCGAGGGGTGGCGCGGCGGCTGCGAGGGCAGCAGCTGGAGGCGCTGACTCGCGTGGCCCTGATGGAGCAGCGAGTGAAAGAGCTGCAGCGCCAGAGGAAGGAGCTGAGGATCGAG ATGGAGGTGGCGGTGGCCCTGCTGCGGGGTGAGCTGGCCGGGGAGCGAGTGGCCGCTCGGCGGGAGGAGGCGCAGCTCCAGGAGTTGCTGGGGCAGCAGGTGGCCGCGGAGGAGCGGGAACAG GAACAGAGGCGGCTGAGCCAGGAGCGGGATCGCGTGGAGGGTCTGCGCCAGAGACTGCAGGAGGCTCAGGGACAGCTCGAGTCACAGCCAGAGGACCAGCGGGAGAAGCTTCTGCAGGGGGTGCAGGAG ATGAGGGAACAGCTGGATGTGGCCCAGCGTGCCTATGAGGACCTGGAGTTCCAGCAACTGGAGCGGGAGAGccggcaggaggaggaggatcgGGACAGCCCTGGGGCCCGGGCACCAGACCCCAAGGTCCAGGAACTTCAGGCCAGCGTGGCACAGCACAGG CGCCGCATCCAGGTCCTAGAGGAGCAGGTCAAGTCGGTGGGGGAGCAGATGGCAGCCGAGAGCCGGGGGCTGAACCAGAAGAAGGAGGAGGCTCTTCAGGCCCTGACGCAG GAACGGAGCCGACTGCTCGAGCTCAATCGCCTGCAGGGGACACCTGGTGGGGACTTTTCTGAGCCCAACCAGGCCCTCACTAAG CTGCTGTTCACCCAGAAGACAGACCGCCAGCTGCTGGTGCTCCAGGACCCCACTGCCCGTGCCGCTGCTGCCTCTacctcctcctgcctcttttCGGTCCACAGCTCCCTGCAG GGCTCCATTGGCCTCCAGAGGACTGGGAGCCTTCCCCGGAAAAGGGGAGAGAGGGCGAGCCAGAGAGGATCCCCCCGACCTCTGTCCCTCCACTGTACTG gaccCCTGGAGGCCTCAGCTCTCCCGCCGCCAGTGGGGGACTCCAGCAGACACCCCCTGTACCAGCTGCTGAACTGTGGCCCTGGGAATAG CTGTGGGGCCGTCCACCCGGACATCGCCCACATGGAGCGGCTCCTGAAGCAGGCTGTGGCCGAGAGGGAGCGGCTGCTCAAGGCCAGG GAAGGCACCAGAAGGAACACAGAAGCTTCCTCAGGCTCCAGCGTTCCTGCCATCACG gcgccgcccacacccccaccccgccctccaGGCCCCCGCGTCTTGGATCTCCGGCAGCACCTGGAACGCTGGGGCCACAGCCCCGAAAGCTGCCCGCATGTGCGGGTGTCCGGGGGCTGCTGCCGCGGACCCCTGGTGAAGATGGGCGGCCGCATCAAGACCTGGAGGAAGCGATGGTTCTGCTTTGACCGCCAAGCCCGCCGCCTGGCCTACTACGCGG ACAAGGACGAGACCAAGCTCAAAGGTGTCATCTACTTCCAGGCCATTGAGGAAGTCTACTATGACCACTTACGCTGTGCCTTCAAG AGCCCCAACCCCCGCCTGACATTCTGCGTCAAAACCTACGAACGCCTGTTCTACATGGTGGCCCCGAGCCCGGAAGCCATGCGCATCTGGATGGACGTCATCGTGACCGCCGCGGATGAAAACCACGCCCCCTGA